AATTTAAATTAGAATttaaaaaactcagttcaaccggtttgttccggtataccggccggttagaccggtttgaattcaaattcaaatttaaaatcgcatgtatAACCGGTTTGTAAcagtataccggccggtttgaccggtttaccaagtgggttttaatgggccgtctcattttttcctttttttagtttaactttaaatgtccGAAAAGTAtattaaacgaacgaatttttgagaaaatttgacactattagattcgtcgcaccttgaagtatttttagaaatttttcatttttttgaattcaaatttgaattttaaatttgggtcaatttggtaccggcccaaatcggaaccggaccggaccggtttgaccgataaccggtcaaaccggaccggttcccaccggttttgtaAACCATGGAAGTGAGATGGATCGATCTGGGCGGTCGATTTGAGAAATGGACCGCTGGGTGATGCTGCGGTTGGTGGGTGGGGATGGCGCAGCCACGTGGAAGGTGAATCGACGTGGCAGAATGGTTGGCGAAGGTGCCGGCTTGAGGATGGCGGCTCTGGGTTTCACTGAAAGTGGATACAATCAACGTTGCAAAGAGCGAAGTCCGTTTTTCATACGTTTTTCCCGACCAGGCTATTTTCAGATTGGAGGAAATCCCTTATGCACTGCTGAGAACgcagaaattttgattttacaCCATTGAATATTGTTGTAAGTTACCCAGTCAAACTATAGAAACCCTGAAAATTTGGAGTAAACACAcatggggtgtgtttagttcccaccaaatttccaaactttccatcacatccatcacatctcctatcacatcgaaacattaaatatagcaaataatccatgcatggagtactaaatgtagttaaataaaaaaactaattgcatagttttgatgtacgttgcgagacgaatcttttaagcctagttaggtcacggtaggacaatatttaccacaaacaaacgaaaagtgctacagtgtgctacagtgactgatgtgacattttctccctcttttcatctcatctaaacacagccatgaaggataacatactccctccgttctaaattataagtcattctaagaattttggagagtcaaaccatttcaaagtttgactaaaattataaagagaaacacaaaaatttatgacatcaaataggtgtactataaaaatatagctaacaaaaaatctaattGTACTTAGACCCTATTTGGAGAAATAACCAAGAGTTATTTTCAAAACTATTCTTTATCCCATCCAAATAGTCCTTCAATGAAATAGCTCTTGAGCTGTTTGGATCTCTGAGTTATTTTACCTCCCCAATTATTGAGCTCCCCCTACCCTTGGATCCTCCGAATTTGCTCTGCCGTGACCCTAGTTGTGGCCACCTCTGCCCCGAACTCGCGCGCCCTGCTGCCGACGAACGGCCATCGCTCCGCGCCCTCACTCCCTGTTCACCGGCGAGAACAGCATGCCGCCACCCCTTGCCAAGAGCAGCATACCGCCGGCCCTCCACTCCTGCGGCCATCCTCACCAAGGCTCTGGTGTGACTCCGCGGTCCTCACGGAAGAAGGGCCGGAGCGGCTTCTGCACGGGGGTGGCATCGTGTCCCGACGGCCTCTCGAGCCGCAGGTCAGCTCCCAGCACGAGCAGTGCTGCTCCCAGACGGAGGAGCAGAGGATCATCAGGGAGGAGGCCAACAAGCTGACGCGCATCAGCAACGTCAAGCGCACGCTGCGCTCCAAGTCCGGCTGTGCGCCGCGCTGTTCCCACGCTCGCACTGGACGGGGCACTCGCTCGCAGCGcccgccaccacgccgccgccgagaggTTCATGTTGCGGCTGCCCAACCACGTGCTCCAGGACCTCGCGGCGGTGGGCAAGCTGCAGCGCACCAGGAGCCTCGTCGCGTTCCGCGCCAGCCGCGGGGGCAGCACACACCACGGCGATGGGTCGGCGGGAGGAGCATCCAGCTAGGCCAGTCCGGtcggagcggaggcggcggcgcggcgggcggtcgggtcggggaggcggcggcgcggccgggtcgGGGAGGTGACGGTGCGGCCGggtgggggaggcggcggcgcggccagctGCCGGGTGGTGCGTCCGCAGGGAGAGAAGGTGGGCCCAcaccgaggcggcgcgggagcgggcggaggcggcggcgctgggagggAGGAGCGGATCGGCATGgagcgggagggagggaggagcgggTCGGGTGAGGAAGAGGATCCCGTGTAGGCCTGGGCattcggttctaaccgaaccatcggttcggttcttcggttctTAAAGAAGTTCGGTTCCTCAAAAACAGGAACCGTTCGGTTCTTTTCAAGATTAGGAATCGAAAAATTTCGggttcggttctttcggttaaAACCGATGGAACCGAACTTAGTTGAGGACCCAGGAACGcgcaccgccgctcgccgtcggcggCTTCCCTGCAGGGGACgggcgcgccaccaccgccgcctggaGCCCTGGACTGCCGATGGGCGAGGACCACGGCTGCCCGGCCGTCATGCGCCTGGCCTACCAGGGAGGCGCAACGCCGTCGCGACCCGCGCGCCGGCTGGCCGCATGCCCCGCTGGAGGCCGCTGGGGAGGGCGGGGCCGCGGGCCCGCGGCCGGGAACGGGCCGCGGTGGCGGTCAGGGAGGTGCTGCGGTGGCGGGCGGGGAGGGCGAGGCGGGATccggtcgtcgtcgctgccgctgcgcctgccggggggagccgccgccgcgcgctggtCGCACCTGCAGCCTGCACCGGCGCAGGGGGATGGGGCTAGGGCCGGCGACCGGCGGGCAGGGACGGTGGCCAGGGGCAGGAGCCggagggcggccggcgcgtgCTCGGCTACTCGCCAAGGGTGGGGCTgagggcggtggccggcggtgggcGCGGGCGGGAAGCGAGGGGGCAGGGGGGAGATGGTGCGCCTCCGTGCCGTGGTCGGGGTCGGGGCCTCGGGCTCGGTCCTCGGGCGGAGTGGAGGCGTCGGTGGCggaccggcggtggcggggctgGTGGGATGCGGCCTTGCGGGAGTGGAGGCGGCGGGAGCACGGGGCTGGGGGATGAGGGAGTGGAAAGGCTGTCGGTGGAGGGCTGGAGGCTGAGGGGGTCTGCTAGAGCTAGGGTTCAAGATGGGCTGTTCTACATCTTGGGCTGCTATTGGGCTATTGGGCTTTTGGTTGGGCTTCGGTTAGTTCGGTTAACCGAGCCCAAGAACCGAACTAACCGGTCTATTTCGGTTCCGCAGAATCAGGAACCGAACTAGGAACCGAAATTCTCGgtttcggttctttcggttccgGTTCCcggttctttcggttcggtTTTCGGTTTTCGGTTAAATTTGCCCACCCCGAATCCCGTGAGGGTGAGGGTGAGGGATAAGGTGGGTCCCACAGAAAATAGCTCTAAATATCACTTTTTGAGGGGGATAAATTTTTTGGGTAGACTATTTCCAAATAGCTCAAAATAACCCTGCTGTTTAGCTTTCTTTAGGCTATTTGAGGCTATTTGGGGTGAGCTAAAAAAAATATCCCATGTATCCAAACAGGACCttaattgatatcataaatattattattttgttatataattttggtcaaatttgaaaaactttgactctccaaaatttttagaatgacttataatttggaacggaagaAGTACAATTTTGCTTGGTAGAAGTTTTGACTTTTTGAGGCAGATGGTATGTATTTAAAGGAGAATGAAAATCTCATTGGAAATTTTGCATAGGAATCCCTGACTGTATTTGCATTTTGAATGTTCCTAAATTGATCAAAACTTTTGACCTCCACCAATTCCAAATACTTGCATTTACTTCAAATCCGAGCCAAATTTGAAACGGACAATACTTTCTTCCAGCAAACGGGCAGACCTGTCGGCCAGAGAGCCCAAATCTGGATGCGGCCCAATCCAATCTCGCCCAGGTCAGCTGGGCTGCCACACGAACGCCGGAACGGAACACTGTTTTCCCacctccttccctctcccctccgTCCCCCGCCGTTGCGCGAACCGGTCGTCGCTTGCAAGAAGCTTTTGCCGCGATCCCTCGACCCAGCATCGCCCCGCGGCCGCACGGCCGTCCACCTCCACTCGTAGCCCCTCCATTTCCGCGCGTCCGCTCCACCGCAACGCCCCGCGAGCCCGCCCCCTTTCAAAgcggccaccccctcccccgaCCCCTCGCTAGCGTCGCCTCCCCCACCCTGCTGCTCCACCTCCCGTACCCCCCCTCCCGCTGCCCTCCTTCCCGCAATTCCGGCTCACATGACCGCCGTCCGGGCCGCGGCCGTgctggtggccgccgccgcgctcgcgatCCTCCTCCcgggatgggcggcggcggcgtggacccTCACGAAGAAGGGCACCATCGTCACCTACGACGCGCGCTCCCTCATGATCGACGGCAAGCGGGACctcttcttctccggcgccgtCCACTACCCCAGGAGCCCGCCGGAGGTACGCTCCCCCCGTCCCTCGCGCGCGATTCTTCCCGCCGATGAGCCGAACACACGTGCGTGATGTAGCGGCGTGCTGCTTCTGCTGCTACCAGTGCCAGACGCTGTGCTGGCCGGCTGGTTTTGGTTGATCCTGGGAATGTGTTTCTCTAATGCAGCTATGGCCGAAGCTGATCCAGCGGGCCAAGGAGGGCGGGCTCAACACGATCGAGACGTACGTATTCTGGAACGCACACGAGCCTGAGAAGGGCAAGGTAACGGACAAATGTTCATATGGACTTGGTATCGGTGGTAATCAGCCGCAGCAAAATTAAGGAGCATTCTGTCTTATTAGACAGACAGATAGTAAATTCTAATATAGCTCATCTGATGCATGCGTTGCAGTACAATTTCGAAGGCAGGCTCGACTTGATCAAGTACCTCAAGGTGATCCAGGACCACGACATGTATGCAGTTGTGCGCATTGGGCCCTTCATCCAGGCAGAATGGAACCATGGGTCAGTGCGTCCAACTAATTTTCACTCGGCTGTCTAGTACGCTCATATCATCTGATTGTTTTGTGTGTCTTCTGTTTTTTCTACTTTCTCCAGTGGTTTGCCTTATTGGCTTAGAGAGATAGACCGCATAATATTCCGGGCAAACAATGATGCATACAAGGTAACCAAAGAATTTACTGTTTGCTATAAGACATATGGACTGAGCAGTTTTGGACTGACGCATTTGGACTTTTCATGCAGAAAGAAATGGAGAGATTCGTGAGATTCATAGTGCAAAAGTTGAAGGATGCTGAGCTATTTGCGTCTCAAGGAGGACCCATCATTCTAACACAGGTCCACTAATATCCAACTTAgtcgcttttttttttgttaaatctGTTTTTTGTACCCTTTTTACATGAGTATTTTATGGTCCATCCGAAGGTACCAATAGGCACCACTGATTATAACATGGGAGGTACTGGGCTTTGGTACTGAGGTACCATTTTTCACTACCTAGGTACCAAAATCCAAGTTATAATTTTGTTGATGAGCACCTTTGGTACCTTCAGATGGACCGTAAAAAGGCTCTATTTGTATATTTGTTCAACACACACTGTAATTCACTCTTTGAACTTATATATACATCAGATCGAGAATGAGTATGGGAACATAAAAAAGGATCATAAAATAGATGGTGACAAATACCTCGAATGGGCAGCTCAAATGGCCCTTAGTACACAAACCGGAGTTCCATGGGTAATGTGCAAGCAGTCTTCAGCTCCTGGTGAAGTGGTAACTTTCTGATCAGTGGTGAATACCTTTACATAACAAGTTTTTAACTGCAATTCTATCTTAAAAGTATCAATAAAATGCTATTCAGAACTGGAAGAACATTAAATCACTTTACTTCAATCTTTTAATTTCTTTCTCGCTCTTTCTAGATTCCTACTTGCAACGGAAGGCATTGTGGAGACACATGGACACTACGTGACAAAGATAAGCCAATGCTTTGGACTGAGAACTGGACTGCACAGTAAGTTCAAGTAATTCACACTCAACATTCTTCCTTTTCACCAATTGCACAAATAATATTTGAGCCAATACTACTACTAATGGAAGTACAGAATAGGAAGAAAGGAGTGGGATGGAATATGTAGCATTGCTAATAACAAAATCTTGCGCTCTAATGGAATGATTTATGAACATCCAATTATGTTGCACATTTAATCTGTGTGGTTACCTTAGGTTCTTGCAGCATCCTAACCTTGAGCCACGTTCTCTATTTCGTTTATGAACGGACACTTTGTATTTTATTTCCGAATCAGAAGTTCCACCCCCTATTTTGTTGAGGAAACCAACGTACTTACATATTAGATATAGAAAGATAGAATTGAATTGTGAAGCACCAATGCACCGCCAATTAGCAGATGGACTGCATAGAAATAACAGAGCAAACCGTCCCCCGCACCAACTAAACCAAAACCAGTTAACTCAAAATATAAGGATCCACTGTGCTATTAGAATATAGTTAGCGGAATATCTGCTAATGCTAGTATATTTTTTTCTGTTAATCTTCATAAAAGATTCTCTTAGCTAACAACTGCATTCAAAATTAGGAACAGACAAGTGCTTTTAAAGTACCCTAGAGTGCCTTAAAAAAAGAGCTATTCCCCATCCTGTAAACAATTGGATCCCTGCACACATGAAAGCTACATACATGAAGAAGTAATATCTTCTTCTATGTTTCCTTGGCATACACAGATTCAGAGCATATGGTGATCAAGTAGCTATGCGTTCAGCTGAGGACATTGCGTATGCTGTGTTGCGATTTTTTGCAAAGGGTGGGTCAATGGTTAACTACTACATGGTATGTACAATCATTTACCTTTTGTTCCTGCAATGAATACgtttataaatatttatagGGGAACTATGGAAATTTATTACGAAATTCACTTTAACTTGTCAACAGTATCACGGTGGAACAAATTTTGGAAGGACTGGTGCTTCTTATGTGCTGACCGGATACTATGATGAAGCTCCCATGGACGAATATGGTTAGATCGTCTCAGTCAACCATTATATTATTGTGTTAGTTTTTATCTTCTTTATGTATTCTCCTCTTAAGGAATGTTTAATCTGGTCCATGTACTTTCAAAGGTATGTGCAAGGAGCCCAAATTTGGGCATCTCAGGGATTTACACAATGTGATAAGGTCATACCAGAAAGCATTCCTCACGGGGGAACATTCATCTGAGATGTTGGGTCATGGGTATGAGGTTGGGAATAACTTCTTTCATCTTCTCCGAACCTGAAACTCAGATCATTGTTTGACAGTGTTATGTGATCTATAGCCAATATTCTTCAACATTTTTATTGCAGGCACACACCTTTGAGTTACCTGAAGATAAGCTGTGCCTCTCTTTCCTCTCCAACAACAACACAGGGGAAGATGGGACGGTGATCTTCCGAGGGGAGAAGCACTATGTGCCTAGCCGTTCTGTCTCCATTCTTGTAGGGTGCAAGAACGTGGTTTACAATACCAAGAGAGTATGTTTGCTTACACTTAACTGCAACTGAATTAGGACCGAGCTTTAAGGTGATAAAGAACATAGGGCCCTGATTGTGTTATGTTTTTTGGCAGGTGTTTGTACAACACAGTGAAAGGTCATTCCATACCTCAGAGGTGACGAGCAAGAATAACTTGTGGGAAATGTTCTCAGAAGCGATCCCAAAGTATCACACAACTAAAATCAGGGCAAAGGAACCCCTGGAGCAATATAACCAAACCAAGGATGCTACTGACTACTTGTGGTACACCACAAGG
This portion of the Panicum virgatum strain AP13 chromosome 2N, P.virgatum_v5, whole genome shotgun sequence genome encodes:
- the LOC120658187 gene encoding beta-galactosidase 12-like isoform X2 codes for the protein MTAVRAAAVLVAAAALAILLPGWAAAAWTLTKKGTIVTYDARSLMIDGKRDLFFSGAVHYPRSPPELWPKLIQRAKEGGLNTIETYVFWNAHEPEKGKYNFEGRLDLIKYLKVIQDHDMYAVVRIGPFIQAEWNHGGLPYWLREIDRIIFRANNDAYKKEMERFVRFIVQKLKDAELFASQGGPIILTQIPTCNGRHCGDTWTLRDKDKPMLWTENWTAQFRAYGDQVAMRSAEDIAYAVLRFFAKGGSMVNYYMYHGGTNFGRTGASYVLTGYYDEAPMDEYGMCKEPKFGHLRDLHNVIRSYQKAFLTGEHSSEMLGHGYEAHTFELPEDKLCLSFLSNNNTGEDGTVIFRGEKHYVPSRSVSILVGCKNVVYNTKRVFVQHSERSFHTSEVTSKNNLWEMFSEAIPKYHTTKIRAKEPLEQYNQTKDATDYLWYTTSFRLESDDLPFRGDIRPVLQVRSSAHSMIGFANDAFVGSGRGSKQVKGFMFERPVDLKVGVNHITLLSTAMGMKDSGGELAEVKGGIQECLIQGLNTGTLDLQVNGWGHKAALDGEDKEIYSEKGVGKVQWKPAQNDMPTTWYKRYFDEPDGDDIVVLDMSSMSKGMIFVNGEGMGRYWVSYKTLAGTPSQALYHIPRPFLKPKDNLLVVFEEELGKPGGILIQTVTRDDICVLLSEHNPAQIKTWDTDGDKIKLIAEDHNTRGTLTCPPKKTIQEVVFASFGNPEGMCGNFTVGTCHTPNAKQVVEKECLGKPSCVLPVSHTVYGADINCQSTTATLGVQVRCGSEKKGA
- the LOC120658187 gene encoding beta-galactosidase 12-like isoform X1, with translation MTAVRAAAVLVAAAALAILLPGWAAAAWTLTKKGTIVTYDARSLMIDGKRDLFFSGAVHYPRSPPELWPKLIQRAKEGGLNTIETYVFWNAHEPEKGKYNFEGRLDLIKYLKVIQDHDMYAVVRIGPFIQAEWNHGGLPYWLREIDRIIFRANNDAYKKEMERFVRFIVQKLKDAELFASQGGPIILTQIENEYGNIKKDHKIDGDKYLEWAAQMALSTQTGVPWVMCKQSSAPGEVIPTCNGRHCGDTWTLRDKDKPMLWTENWTAQFRAYGDQVAMRSAEDIAYAVLRFFAKGGSMVNYYMYHGGTNFGRTGASYVLTGYYDEAPMDEYGMCKEPKFGHLRDLHNVIRSYQKAFLTGEHSSEMLGHGYEAHTFELPEDKLCLSFLSNNNTGEDGTVIFRGEKHYVPSRSVSILVGCKNVVYNTKRVFVQHSERSFHTSEVTSKNNLWEMFSEAIPKYHTTKIRAKEPLEQYNQTKDATDYLWYTTSFRLESDDLPFRGDIRPVLQVRSSAHSMIGFANDAFVGSGRGSKQVKGFMFERPVDLKVGVNHITLLSTAMGMKDSGGELAEVKGGIQECLIQGLNTGTLDLQVNGWGHKAALDGEDKEIYSEKGVGKVQWKPAQNDMPTTWYKRYFDEPDGDDIVVLDMSSMSKGMIFVNGEGMGRYWVSYKTLAGTPSQALYHIPRPFLKPKDNLLVVFEEELGKPGGILIQTVTRDDICVLLSEHNPAQIKTWDTDGDKIKLIAEDHNTRGTLTCPPKKTIQEVVFASFGNPEGMCGNFTVGTCHTPNAKQVVEKECLGKPSCVLPVSHTVYGADINCQSTTATLGVQVRCGSEKKGA